In Actinomycetes bacterium, the following are encoded in one genomic region:
- a CDS encoding CBS domain-containing protein encodes MEISAIMTTDLATVGPEYNVADVASVMDARGIGSVIVLEDDRVLGILTERDILKVIGGGEDPKNVAAHEALTDDLITIRPEATVEEAAREMVNAKVRHLPVISDEGLIGMVSMRDLVRWSIHDMSEAATELPHIQLSRQVLSLVHPTEDPERT; translated from the coding sequence GTGGAGATCTCGGCGATCATGACCACGGACCTCGCCACGGTCGGTCCCGAGTACAACGTGGCCGACGTCGCGAGCGTCATGGACGCCAGGGGGATCGGGTCGGTCATCGTCCTCGAGGACGACCGGGTGCTCGGCATCCTCACCGAGCGCGACATCCTCAAGGTCATCGGCGGCGGCGAGGACCCCAAGAACGTCGCCGCCCATGAAGCGTTGACCGACGACCTCATCACCATCCGGCCTGAGGCGACCGTCGAGGAGGCGGCCAGGGAGATGGTCAACGCCAAGGTGCGCCACCTGCCGGTCATCTCCGACGAGGGCCTGATCGGCATGGTCTCAATGCGCGACCTGGTGCGCTGGAGCATCCACGACATGTCCGAGGCGGCCACCGAGCTGCCCCACATCCAGCTCTCCCGCCAGGTGCTGTCGCTCGTGCACCCCACCGAGGACCCGGAACGGACGTGA
- the gcvT gene encoding glycine cleavage system aminomethyltransferase GcvT, producing MSGELRRSPLDDRHRRLGAKMGAFAGWDMPIEYQGTLAEHRAVREAVGVFDLSHLGKVEVRGPGAHDALQHALSNDLDRLKEPGAAQYTLCLSDQGTIVDDLIAYREADGYLLVPNAANWPAVADLVRASAPPGTEVTPRPDVAVLAVQGPLAPQLVSGLFPEAADLAYMHLVPVSFAGMPGRLCRTGYTGERGFELLVPGEVAGRLWDDLLERGASLGAVPVGLGARDTLRLEMGYPLHGNDISTDTDPVAARLGWAVAMDKGDFRGRDALVARKAAGPERVRVGLVATDRMIPRHGMAVLDDERPVGEVTSGTFSPTRKHGIAMAYVLPEVAGQGTELQVDVRGRRRGAVRVTRPPFVDASPT from the coding sequence ATGAGCGGCGAGCTGCGGCGGTCGCCGCTGGACGACCGGCACCGGCGCCTGGGCGCCAAGATGGGCGCGTTCGCGGGCTGGGACATGCCCATCGAGTACCAGGGCACGCTCGCCGAGCACCGGGCGGTGCGCGAGGCGGTCGGCGTCTTCGACCTCTCCCACCTCGGCAAGGTCGAGGTGCGCGGCCCGGGCGCGCACGACGCCCTCCAGCACGCCCTGTCCAACGACCTCGACCGGCTGAAGGAGCCGGGCGCGGCCCAGTACACCCTCTGCCTGAGCGACCAGGGCACCATCGTCGACGACCTCATCGCCTACCGCGAGGCCGACGGCTACCTGCTCGTCCCCAACGCGGCCAACTGGCCGGCAGTGGCCGACCTGGTCCGCGCCTCGGCGCCGCCGGGCACCGAGGTCACCCCCCGACCGGACGTCGCGGTGCTCGCGGTCCAGGGCCCGCTCGCCCCCCAGCTGGTCTCGGGGCTGTTCCCGGAGGCAGCCGACCTGGCCTACATGCACCTCGTCCCGGTCTCCTTCGCCGGCATGCCGGGCCGGCTCTGCCGCACCGGCTACACCGGCGAGCGCGGGTTCGAGCTACTGGTGCCCGGGGAGGTGGCCGGCCGGCTCTGGGACGACCTGCTCGAGCGGGGCGCGTCCCTGGGCGCGGTCCCGGTCGGCCTCGGCGCCCGGGACACCCTCCGGCTCGAGATGGGCTACCCGCTGCACGGCAACGACATCTCGACCGACACCGACCCGGTCGCGGCCCGCCTCGGCTGGGCCGTGGCCATGGACAAGGGCGACTTCCGGGGCCGCGACGCGCTGGTGGCCCGCAAGGCCGCCGGGCCCGAGCGGGTACGCGTGGGGCTGGTCGCAACCGACCGGATGATCCCGCGGCACGGCATGGCCGTGCTCGACGACGAGCGGCCGGTGGGGGAGGTCACCAGCGGCACGTTCTCGCCCACCCGCAAGCACGGCATCGCCATGGCCTACGTGCTGCCTGAGGTGGCCGGCCAGGGCACCGAGCTGCAGGTCGACGTACGCGGCCGGCGCCGGGGCGCCGTGCGGGTCACCCGGCCGCCGTTCGTGGACGCCTCCCCCACGTGA
- the aceE gene encoding pyruvate dehydrogenase (acetyl-transferring), homodimeric type, protein MLDQLPDPDPEETSEWIDSLAAVVEKEGPERARFLLRKVLEQAEDLEIELPAPPSTDFVNTIPADAEPEYPGDEGLERRLLSIVRWNAAAIVSRANRPEIGVGGHMASYASAAELYETGFNYFFRGKDSGHGDQIYFQGHSSPGVYARAYVEGRLSEEQLDAFRQESKPGGLPSYPHPRLMPDFWEFPTVSMGLGPLNAIYQARFNKYLANREIVDTSDSHVWTFVGDGEMDEPEAQGALTVATREQLDNLTFVINCNLQRLDGPVRGNGKIIQELESLFSGAGWDVVKVVWGRSWDALLARDTTGALVRKLNTTPDGQFQTLATEDAAYIREHLFDSEELRKLVEGLSDEEIVHLALDRGGHDLRKVYAAFKAAAETKGRPTVVLAHTIKGRGLGREFEARNATHQMKKFVRGTLKTFRDRLGIPVPDEQIEKGYPPYYRPPEDDELYRYLMERRKALGGSVPRRVVRERPLALPGKDLYAQLKKGSGKQEVATTMALVRQVKDLLRNRDVGRRMVPIIPDEARTFGLDALFPSLKIYSPLGMNYDAVDRDLVLSYKEDRKGQILHEGITEAGAMGSFHAAGSSYATFGEPMIPLYIFYSMFGFQRTGDEIWSAADQRCRGFLIGATAGRTTLNGEGLQHQDGHSLLIATTNPACVAYDPSFAFEIPVIVEDALRRMYGDKPEDVFYYLTVYNEPFVQPPMPEGLDEDLILQGLYRYAPADGEHASRAHVAASGSAMPLALKAQELLASEFDVAADVWSAPGWQRLRSEALACEQWSRLHPTEEPRVPLVTRTFEDEEGPIVAVTDWMKAVPDQISRWVPGPYAILGTDGFGRSDTRPALRRHFRIDPENIAVAVLYELALSGRVERETVAKAIKRFEIDPEATTEVP, encoded by the coding sequence ATGCTGGACCAGCTGCCCGACCCCGATCCGGAGGAGACCAGCGAGTGGATCGACTCGCTGGCCGCCGTGGTCGAGAAGGAAGGACCCGAGCGGGCACGCTTCCTGCTCCGCAAGGTGCTCGAGCAGGCCGAGGACCTCGAGATCGAGCTGCCGGCGCCGCCGTCGACCGACTTCGTCAACACCATCCCGGCCGACGCCGAGCCCGAGTACCCCGGTGACGAGGGACTCGAGCGGCGCCTGCTGTCGATCGTGCGCTGGAACGCGGCCGCGATCGTCTCCCGAGCCAACCGGCCCGAGATCGGCGTGGGCGGGCACATGGCCTCGTACGCGTCAGCCGCCGAGCTGTACGAGACGGGCTTCAACTACTTCTTCAGGGGCAAGGACTCCGGCCACGGCGACCAGATCTACTTCCAGGGCCACTCCTCCCCCGGGGTGTACGCGCGGGCGTACGTCGAAGGCCGGCTGAGCGAGGAGCAGCTCGACGCCTTCCGGCAGGAGAGCAAGCCGGGCGGGCTGCCGTCCTACCCCCACCCGCGGCTCATGCCTGACTTCTGGGAGTTCCCCACGGTCTCGATGGGGCTCGGCCCGCTCAACGCGATCTACCAGGCCCGCTTCAACAAGTACCTGGCCAACCGGGAGATCGTCGACACCTCCGACTCCCACGTCTGGACGTTCGTCGGCGACGGCGAGATGGACGAGCCCGAGGCGCAGGGCGCGCTCACGGTCGCCACCCGCGAGCAGCTCGACAACCTCACCTTCGTCATCAACTGCAACCTGCAGCGCCTCGACGGCCCCGTGCGGGGCAACGGCAAGATCATCCAGGAGCTCGAGTCGCTGTTCAGCGGTGCCGGCTGGGACGTCGTCAAGGTCGTCTGGGGCCGCTCCTGGGACGCCCTACTGGCCAGGGACACCACCGGCGCGCTGGTCCGCAAGCTCAACACCACCCCGGACGGGCAGTTCCAGACCCTGGCCACCGAGGACGCCGCCTACATCCGCGAGCACCTGTTCGACTCCGAGGAGCTGCGCAAGCTGGTCGAGGGGTTGAGCGACGAGGAGATCGTCCACCTGGCACTCGACCGCGGCGGCCACGACCTTCGCAAGGTGTACGCCGCGTTCAAGGCCGCGGCCGAGACCAAGGGCCGGCCCACCGTGGTGCTCGCCCACACCATCAAGGGACGCGGGCTGGGACGGGAGTTCGAGGCCCGCAACGCCACCCACCAGATGAAGAAGTTCGTCCGGGGCACCCTCAAGACGTTCCGGGACCGCCTGGGCATACCCGTGCCCGACGAGCAGATCGAGAAGGGCTACCCGCCCTACTACCGGCCGCCCGAGGACGACGAGCTGTACCGCTACCTGATGGAGCGGCGCAAGGCGCTCGGCGGGTCCGTGCCGCGCAGGGTGGTGCGCGAGCGGCCGCTCGCCCTGCCCGGAAAAGACCTGTACGCCCAGCTCAAGAAGGGCTCGGGCAAGCAGGAGGTGGCCACCACGATGGCGCTGGTGCGCCAGGTCAAGGACCTGCTCCGCAACCGGGACGTGGGCAGGCGGATGGTGCCGATCATCCCCGACGAGGCGCGCACGTTCGGCCTGGACGCGCTCTTCCCCAGCCTGAAGATCTACTCGCCGCTGGGGATGAACTACGACGCGGTCGACCGGGACCTGGTCCTGTCCTACAAGGAGGACCGCAAGGGCCAGATCCTGCACGAGGGCATCACCGAGGCGGGCGCGATGGGCTCGTTCCACGCGGCCGGGTCGAGCTACGCCACCTTCGGCGAGCCGATGATCCCGCTGTACATCTTCTACTCCATGTTCGGGTTCCAGCGGACCGGCGACGAGATATGGAGCGCGGCCGACCAGCGCTGCCGCGGCTTCCTGATCGGGGCGACGGCCGGCCGCACCACCCTGAACGGCGAGGGCCTGCAGCACCAGGACGGCCACTCCCTGCTGATCGCCACCACCAACCCGGCCTGCGTGGCCTACGACCCGTCGTTCGCGTTCGAGATCCCGGTGATCGTCGAGGACGCCCTGCGCCGGATGTACGGTGACAAGCCTGAGGACGTCTTCTACTACCTCACCGTCTACAACGAGCCGTTCGTGCAGCCGCCCATGCCCGAGGGCCTGGACGAGGACCTGATCCTGCAGGGCCTGTACCGCTACGCGCCGGCCGACGGCGAGCACGCCAGCCGCGCCCACGTCGCGGCCAGCGGCAGCGCCATGCCGCTGGCCTTGAAGGCCCAGGAGCTGTTGGCCAGCGAGTTCGACGTGGCCGCCGACGTGTGGAGCGCGCCCGGCTGGCAGCGGCTGCGCTCCGAGGCGCTCGCCTGCGAGCAGTGGAGCCGCCTGCACCCCACCGAGGAGCCGCGGGTCCCGCTGGTGACCAGGACCTTCGAGGACGAGGAGGGACCGATCGTCGCGGTCACCGACTGGATGAAGGCGGTCCCCGACCAGATCTCCCGCTGGGTGCCCGGCCCCTACGCGATCCTCGGGACCGACGGGTTCGGCCGCTCCGACACCCGTCCGGCCCTGCGCCGGCACTTCCGCATCGACCCCGAGAACATCGCGGTGGCCGTCCTGTACGAGCTCGCCCTGTCCGGCAGGGTGGAGCGCGAGACCGTGGCCAAGGCCATCAAGCGCTTCGAGATCGACCCGGAGGCCACCACCGAGGTGCCGTAG
- a CDS encoding EamA family transporter, translated as MACGYPGRVPVLTRTPATLGALLRVVAAAFCWGLAAVFAKHAFEHGVPPARMAQARVTVALLVLAPLLAWRRPALLRPPRSSLPLLVGFGGCIAAVNFAYYVAIDHLAVGVAIALQYTGPVMLLGFSALVARRAPGRLAWVAGTLTLAGAVLVSRAMDGLAALDGPGLAAGLASAVLFAAYLLTAEQAGRRGASPATVLLWGFVAAVAVWSVAEPWWSFPFDRLTDPQTALAVLGVGIVGTLVPFFLAVGAVRVIPAATAGIAASSEPVFAAALAWLLLGQQLTAVQLAGGALVVAGVMLAQVAGQPSPDRHAVEPAPHA; from the coding sequence GTGGCCTGCGGCTACCCTGGGCGGGTGCCCGTCCTGACCAGAACCCCCGCCACACTCGGCGCGCTCCTGCGCGTGGTGGCCGCCGCCTTCTGCTGGGGCCTGGCCGCGGTGTTCGCCAAGCACGCGTTCGAGCACGGCGTACCGCCCGCCCGGATGGCCCAGGCCCGGGTCACGGTCGCCCTGCTGGTGCTCGCCCCCCTGCTCGCCTGGCGGCGGCCCGCCCTGCTGCGCCCGCCCCGCTCCAGCCTGCCGCTGCTGGTCGGGTTCGGAGGCTGCATCGCGGCCGTCAACTTCGCCTACTACGTCGCCATCGACCACCTCGCCGTCGGGGTGGCAATCGCCCTGCAGTACACCGGGCCGGTGATGCTGCTCGGGTTCAGCGCCCTGGTCGCCCGGCGCGCGCCCGGCCGCCTGGCCTGGGTCGCGGGCACGCTCACCCTGGCCGGGGCGGTCCTGGTCAGCCGGGCCATGGACGGCCTGGCCGCCCTGGACGGGCCCGGCCTGGCCGCCGGGCTCGCCTCGGCGGTGCTGTTCGCCGCCTACCTGCTCACCGCCGAGCAGGCCGGGCGCCGCGGCGCGTCCCCGGCCACCGTGCTGCTGTGGGGCTTCGTGGCCGCCGTGGCCGTGTGGAGCGTTGCCGAGCCCTGGTGGTCGTTCCCGTTCGACCGGCTCACCGACCCGCAGACCGCCCTGGCCGTGCTGGGCGTGGGCATCGTGGGCACCCTGGTCCCGTTCTTCCTCGCGGTCGGCGCGGTCCGGGTCATCCCGGCCGCCACCGCGGGCATCGCGGCCAGCTCGGAACCGGTGTTCGCGGCCGCCCTGGCCTGGCTCCTGCTCGGCCAGCAGCTCACGGCCGTGCAGCTCGCCGGCGGCGCCCTGGTCGTCGCCGGGGTGATGCTCGCCCAGGTCGCCGGGCAACCGAGCCCGGACCGGCACGCCGTCGAGCCGGCCCCGCACGCCTGA
- the fdhA gene encoding formaldehyde dehydrogenase, glutathione-independent encodes MADSNRGVVYTGPGSVEVQDLDYPKLELPEQNNRPLQHGVILKTVATNICGSDQHMVRGRTTAPKGQTLGHEITGEVVELGRDVEFIKQGDLCSVPFNIACGRCRNCKERNTGVCENVNPARAGAAYGYVDMGGWMGGQARYVTVPYADWNLLKFPDRDQALEKIRDLAMLSDIFPTGYHGAWTAGVTTGSTVYIAGAGPVGLACATSAHLLGAAVVIVGDVNAERLRQAASFGCETVDLSQTDDLRGALQQIVGGDGEVDAAVDCVGFEARGHGREGSQGEAPATVLNSIMDITRAAGRLGIPGLYVTGDPGAVDEPAKVGSLSIRIGLGWAKSHAFQTGQCPVMKYNRQLMMAILHDKVQIAKNVNAAVIPLDEAPQGYQEFDKGAAKKYIIDPHGMVA; translated from the coding sequence ATGGCGGACAGCAACAGGGGTGTCGTCTATACCGGACCGGGCAGCGTCGAGGTGCAGGATCTCGACTACCCCAAGCTCGAGCTGCCCGAGCAGAACAACCGGCCGTTGCAGCATGGCGTGATCCTCAAGACCGTCGCCACCAACATCTGCGGCTCCGACCAGCACATGGTGCGCGGCCGCACCACCGCGCCGAAGGGCCAGACCCTCGGCCACGAGATCACCGGCGAGGTCGTCGAGCTCGGCCGCGACGTCGAGTTCATCAAGCAGGGCGACCTGTGTAGCGTGCCGTTCAACATCGCCTGCGGCCGCTGCCGCAACTGCAAGGAGCGCAACACCGGCGTCTGCGAGAACGTCAACCCGGCCCGGGCCGGCGCCGCCTACGGCTACGTCGACATGGGCGGCTGGATGGGCGGCCAGGCCAGGTACGTGACCGTCCCCTACGCCGACTGGAACCTCCTCAAGTTTCCCGACCGCGACCAGGCCCTGGAGAAGATCCGCGACCTGGCCATGCTGAGCGACATCTTCCCGACCGGCTACCACGGCGCCTGGACCGCCGGGGTGACCACCGGCTCCACCGTCTACATCGCCGGCGCCGGCCCGGTCGGGCTCGCCTGCGCGACCTCCGCCCACCTCCTCGGGGCCGCGGTGGTCATCGTCGGCGACGTGAATGCCGAGCGGCTGCGGCAGGCCGCGTCGTTCGGCTGCGAGACGGTCGACCTGTCCCAGACCGACGACCTGCGTGGCGCCCTCCAGCAGATCGTGGGCGGCGACGGCGAGGTCGACGCGGCGGTCGACTGCGTCGGGTTCGAGGCGCGCGGGCACGGCAGGGAGGGCTCCCAAGGCGAGGCCCCGGCGACCGTGCTCAACTCGATCATGGACATCACCCGGGCGGCCGGCAGGCTGGGCATCCCCGGCCTGTACGTCACCGGCGACCCCGGCGCGGTCGACGAGCCTGCCAAGGTCGGCTCGCTGTCGATCCGCATCGGCCTGGGCTGGGCCAAGTCCCACGCGTTCCAGACCGGCCAGTGCCCGGTGATGAAGTACAACCGCCAGCTCATGATGGCGATCCTGCACGACAAGGTGCAGATCGCCAAGAACGTCAACGCGGCCGTGATCCCGCTCGACGAGGCCCCCCAGGGGTACCAGGAGTTCGACAAGGGCGCGGCCAAGAAGTACATCATCGACCCCCACGGCATGGTGGCCTGA